One genomic segment of [Eubacterium] eligens ATCC 27750 includes these proteins:
- a CDS encoding phage tail terminator family protein, translating into MRLLNSVCRVIASAYSGVPVHIEEVPNNFERNSFYVTLATGSSELKNINVYEDDPIFQIIYFAKRSEANQVVAEKLYEVKEELKRLFLLKRVVPVIPLAGVKEKPRYAKIENYSDDVRVSEGALYVKITLNFTEDVPVEDNYELIGDVDIETKTVTNG; encoded by the coding sequence ATGAGATTGCTTAACAGCGTATGCAGGGTTATAGCCTCCGCTTATTCTGGGGTGCCAGTGCATATAGAGGAGGTTCCTAATAACTTTGAGCGTAACAGCTTTTATGTAACGCTGGCTACAGGCAGTAGCGAGCTAAAAAATATCAATGTGTATGAGGATGATCCGATATTTCAGATCATTTACTTTGCAAAAAGAAGTGAGGCTAATCAAGTGGTAGCGGAAAAGCTCTATGAGGTAAAGGAGGAGCTTAAAAGGCTTTTCCTCCTTAAGAGGGTTGTACCTGTGATCCCTTTAGCTGGAGTAAAGGAAAAGCCTAGATATGCAAAGATAGAAAACTACTCCGATGATGTGAGGGTTAGTGAGGGAGCTTTATATGTAAAGATCACTCTCAACTTTACAGAGGATGTACCTGTAGAGGATAACTATGAGCTTATTGGAGATGTGGATATTGAAACAAAGACAGTAACAAACGGATAG
- a CDS encoding HK97 gp10 family phage protein, which translates to MEGFTIEGWDDFVENFSKFVDKWADKKKILLQRMANIYHGEVIPHVPVDTSRLVDSITIFGDGIPHDFVEVGTNVEYALYVNDGHVQHKRFLPADKLSVGGKAKYLKNRNQKGIMLKERYVNGSFFMEKGMHDAKPRLNRLVESFLQQIGREIEGGSL; encoded by the coding sequence GTGGAGGGCTTTACTATCGAGGGCTGGGATGATTTTGTAGAGAACTTTAGTAAGTTTGTGGATAAATGGGCGGATAAGAAAAAGATCCTACTCCAGAGGATGGCTAATATCTATCATGGCGAGGTTATACCTCATGTGCCAGTAGATACCTCACGGTTAGTAGATAGTATTACCATTTTCGGAGATGGGATACCTCACGATTTTGTAGAGGTGGGAACTAATGTAGAGTATGCTCTGTATGTAAATGATGGTCATGTACAGCATAAGAGATTTTTACCAGCGGATAAGCTGAGTGTGGGCGGAAAAGCTAAATACCTTAAGAACAGGAACCAAAAAGGGATCATGTTAAAAGAGCGCTATGTAAATGGCTCTTTTTTTATGGAAAAAGGTATGCATGATGCTAAGCCCAGACTTAACAGGCTGGTAGAGAGCTTTTTACAGCAAATAGGCAGAGAGATAGAGGGAGGTAGCTTATGA
- a CDS encoding phage head-tail connector protein: MDSLERCRILCGISKDNTKKLGLLSVLLEKAREDIEAFCRDTFIEALTNDEGIITGYADVFPKQLRNVQEDLAIQRFRKLGAEGESSYTLADESVTFDDPLPVSVEKKLYPYRQLFPRSYTLDDPVGGYKEG; the protein is encoded by the coding sequence ATGGATAGCTTAGAGCGTTGTAGGATCCTTTGTGGAATATCAAAGGATAACACAAAAAAGCTGGGGCTATTGAGTGTGCTCTTAGAGAAAGCAAGAGAGGATATAGAGGCATTTTGCAGAGATACCTTTATAGAGGCTCTTACTAACGATGAGGGCATTATTACAGGGTATGCGGATGTATTCCCTAAACAGCTTAGGAATGTGCAGGAGGATTTAGCTATCCAGCGATTTAGAAAGCTGGGGGCTGAGGGGGAGAGCTCTTATACCTTAGCGGATGAGAGTGTAACCTTTGATGATCCATTACCTGTATCAGTAGAAAAAAAGCTGTACCCATACCGTCAGCTATTCCCTAGATCCTATACGCTGGATGATCCAGTAGGCGGATATAAGGAGGGCTAA
- a CDS encoding DUF5309 domain-containing protein yields the protein MADMIKRKDFLENEVVDLTEEIKQTSPTDTPLTTLLMSRGQVVPAKDITVTWREKELNSERGTLKLEGSEAGEVITSSRKTLSNVCQIIEKVTQVSGTARSLNPMGINDVFNAEVQDRLVETKRDMEWYFLNGTKALESGATPRQMNGLVNLVNANNVVETKGALTEDHFLDALQKMWDHGAQGEYFSFVNANIKRMINNLAKAGNNVRFLGDNGSMQNVLGIGVQKIVTDFGEISLVLDRYADTKTILTVDLGEVQIAELRGTFYEDLPKAGDYFKGHVLNESTIKLLNSHAGSKISITEASL from the coding sequence ATGGCAGACATGATTAAAAGAAAAGATTTTCTTGAAAATGAGGTTGTAGACCTCACAGAGGAGATTAAGCAGACATCTCCTACAGATACTCCGCTTACTACTTTGCTTATGAGTAGAGGGCAGGTAGTACCAGCAAAGGATATTACAGTAACATGGAGAGAGAAAGAGCTTAATTCTGAGAGAGGTACTCTTAAATTAGAGGGCTCTGAGGCAGGGGAGGTTATCACTTCTAGCAGAAAAACACTCTCTAATGTGTGTCAGATTATCGAAAAGGTAACACAGGTATCTGGTACAGCTAGATCCCTCAATCCTATGGGTATCAACGATGTATTTAACGCTGAGGTACAGGATCGCTTAGTAGAAACTAAGAGAGATATGGAGTGGTACTTCCTTAACGGTACTAAGGCTCTGGAGAGCGGAGCTACTCCTAGACAGATGAACGGACTTGTAAATCTGGTAAATGCTAACAATGTTGTAGAAACAAAGGGAGCGCTTACGGAGGATCACTTCTTAGATGCACTCCAGAAGATGTGGGATCATGGAGCACAGGGAGAGTATTTCTCTTTTGTAAATGCAAATATTAAGCGTATGATTAACAATCTTGCTAAGGCAGGTAACAATGTACGTTTCTTGGGCGATAACGGATCTATGCAGAATGTACTTGGTATCGGAGTACAGAAGATCGTAACAGACTTTGGAGAAATCTCTTTAGTACTGGATCGTTACGCTGATACTAAGACTATTCTTACAGTAGACTTAGGAGAGGTACAGATCGCAGAGCTTAGAGGTACTTTCTATGAGGATCTCCCTAAGGCTGGAGATTATTTCAAAGGTCATGTACTTAATGAGAGTACAATCAAGCTCCTTAACAGCCATGCAGGATCTAAGATCTCTATCACAGAGGCAAGTCTTTAA
- a CDS encoding minor capsid protein: MANVGYINKEVAKMYGIPYSELTPEQKKILHEDSVRRAKLIKEREDAVLKNNLKAFEDEAKMEKVLASIYASCQKEILASVTETIAKVQKAGGEWSYANQSALTRSRGLFEQIGEQIKALGQKEQITFRQGLSNIYTDQFLRQVYDLGQSITVKANFNRLNPALIQKTLDYPWSGAMFSDRLWQDKERLGRNLRVGLTQSMILGEGIPQITDRINKGIDTARYNAERVARTETKRVTYCAHDDVYKDTGVEELKYRCANGGDSRTCQYCRADNGKVFKRGEEPTLPRHPNCRCVYIPVVSDTFEDNELNELTGSVRGAENYEKWREAEAKKQEEVKIVEKVNTKTVEKELKENPTPVPEQIKLTDYPQVFYATKPEAKNTQALLDYMNSKTSVDPNVVALYTKMDKLCDGLSDEVVLKVTHGEHRVKRSWNRNFEYVFDVGIPKINPNYIGTYDTNLHEEMHFLDMLITVKDNKDRLPSKMFSQSYKPLVEAFDKATPVIGDKAKKLFEDFAKECDIIYKKQQETFNTQHEDLKEQYRSGKIDWKKYNSLYKKLSKEVNEEADNECRALFGGGVSGLQDIYDAVSKGTFRDTGQVTCGHGSAYYTDRRRTNPNCSESLANYASLCVGHPELIDILAEDYPEIVTALRGCVEAMLKEVPK; encoded by the coding sequence GTGGCTAATGTAGGCTATATAAATAAAGAAGTAGCGAAAATGTACGGTATCCCATACTCAGAGCTTACTCCAGAGCAGAAAAAGATCCTCCATGAGGACAGTGTGAGGAGAGCTAAGCTCATTAAGGAGCGTGAGGATGCAGTACTTAAAAATAATCTCAAAGCGTTTGAGGATGAGGCTAAGATGGAGAAAGTCTTAGCCTCTATTTACGCTAGTTGCCAGAAAGAGATCCTTGCCAGCGTAACAGAAACTATAGCAAAGGTACAAAAGGCTGGGGGAGAGTGGAGTTATGCTAATCAATCAGCACTCACACGGAGTAGAGGATTATTTGAGCAGATCGGAGAGCAGATAAAAGCCTTAGGACAGAAAGAGCAGATTACTTTTAGACAGGGGCTTAGTAATATCTATACGGATCAGTTTTTAAGACAGGTGTACGATCTGGGGCAGAGCATAACAGTAAAGGCTAATTTTAACAGGCTTAATCCAGCTCTGATACAGAAAACCTTAGATTATCCGTGGAGCGGTGCTATGTTCTCAGATAGGCTCTGGCAGGACAAGGAGAGGCTGGGTAGAAATCTCCGTGTAGGACTTACTCAGAGCATGATCTTAGGAGAGGGAATACCTCAGATCACGGATAGGATCAATAAGGGCATAGATACAGCTAGATATAACGCTGAGAGGGTAGCAAGGACAGAAACAAAGAGAGTTACTTACTGTGCTCACGATGATGTATATAAAGATACTGGAGTAGAGGAGCTTAAATACCGCTGTGCTAATGGTGGAGATAGTAGAACTTGCCAGTATTGCAGGGCGGATAATGGTAAGGTATTCAAAAGGGGAGAGGAGCCTACTCTCCCACGCCATCCTAACTGTAGATGTGTGTATATTCCTGTAGTAAGTGATACCTTTGAGGATAATGAGCTTAATGAGCTTACAGGATCCGTTAGAGGTGCTGAGAACTATGAGAAGTGGAGAGAGGCAGAGGCTAAAAAGCAGGAGGAGGTAAAAATTGTAGAAAAGGTTAATACAAAGACAGTAGAGAAAGAACTTAAAGAAAATCCTACTCCTGTACCAGAGCAGATTAAGCTCACAGATTACCCACAAGTTTTTTATGCAACTAAGCCAGAGGCTAAAAATACACAAGCTCTATTAGATTATATGAACTCTAAAACATCCGTAGATCCTAATGTGGTAGCACTATATACTAAGATGGATAAATTGTGTGATGGGCTATCCGATGAGGTAGTATTAAAGGTAACACATGGAGAGCACAGGGTTAAAAGATCATGGAATAGAAATTTTGAATATGTTTTTGATGTAGGTATCCCTAAAATAAATCCTAATTATATCGGCACCTATGATACTAACCTACATGAGGAGATGCACTTTTTAGATATGCTGATAACTGTTAAGGATAATAAGGATAGGTTACCTAGTAAAATGTTTTCACAGTCTTATAAACCTCTTGTAGAGGCGTTTGATAAGGCTACTCCAGTTATCGGAGATAAGGCTAAAAAGCTCTTTGAGGATTTTGCCAAAGAGTGTGATATAATATATAAAAAGCAACAAGAAACCTTTAATACACAGCATGAGGATCTTAAAGAGCAGTATAGATCTGGAAAGATTGATTGGAAAAAATACAATAGCCTTTATAAGAAACTCTCAAAAGAGGTTAATGAGGAGGCAGATAATGAGTGTAGGGCTCTTTTTGGAGGCGGAGTATCTGGATTACAGGATATTTACGATGCAGTAAGTAAGGGAACTTTTAGAGATACTGGACAGGTTACATGCGGTCACGGATCCGCTTATTATACAGATAGGCGTAGGACTAATCCTAATTGCTCAGAGAGTTTAGCTAACTATGCCTCTCTTTGCGTAGGACATCCAGAGCTTATAGATATTTTAGCTGAGGATTATCCAGAGATTGTAACAGCATTGAGAGGATGCGTGGAGGCTATGTTAAAGGAGGTGCCTAAGTAA
- a CDS encoding phage portal protein, producing the protein MAELSRPIDKEFNVEVEGGRFSTEFLNDLVDTHVNKIAPRYIKFQKLYEGKHKIQNRPRKDKNKPNNKLVNDFFGQTIDNTVGYFLGNPIVLNYTEPKKDKAPVEADPADVGVDLTELEDTKVQDELDKICSDNDKDDLFIEWGKEAMIKGLSHILVYQDEESHTKMMRVSPEDLIVVYKNSSTKEPAYKIRLYDIDTEDTKKTTHYAEVYSPTKIETFKCVDDGSCGATGKGKARQFASYEFVKEEPHIFGRIPIITVYNNEEQMSDLEKIETLVNDYDKVLSDVSNEFEAFRNAYLMLKNMTASGDNIQKLKDEGIIEVMENGDVKFITKEIQTEALENHLNRLEKNIHKFSAVPDLSDENFAGNLSGVAIRFKLFGLETKCIIKERKMEKAIKELVRVLSVPIRVNTGREVDVLNLKVEFSRNVPNNLTEIVDTVTKLDGKVDKETLLSLLPFIDNPKEVLEKLEADKERDRQSTDPYSMQNVTEDSNNLFPNLNAQNSPQEALNAQGATIPQPEQ; encoded by the coding sequence ATGGCAGAGCTTAGTAGACCGATAGATAAAGAGTTTAATGTAGAAGTTGAGGGAGGCAGATTTAGTACAGAGTTTCTTAATGATCTGGTAGATACTCATGTAAATAAGATCGCTCCCAGATATATAAAGTTTCAAAAACTGTACGAGGGTAAGCATAAGATCCAGAACAGACCGAGAAAAGATAAAAACAAGCCTAATAACAAGCTGGTAAATGACTTTTTTGGACAAACGATTGATAACACAGTAGGTTATTTTCTGGGTAATCCTATTGTACTTAACTATACAGAGCCTAAAAAGGATAAGGCACCTGTAGAGGCAGATCCAGCGGATGTAGGAGTAGACCTTACAGAGCTGGAGGATACAAAGGTACAGGATGAGTTAGATAAGATTTGTAGCGATAATGATAAAGACGATCTTTTTATAGAGTGGGGTAAGGAGGCTATGATTAAGGGCTTATCCCATATTTTAGTATATCAAGATGAGGAGAGCCACACTAAGATGATGAGAGTATCCCCAGAGGATCTTATTGTGGTGTACAAGAACAGCTCAACAAAGGAGCCAGCCTATAAGATCCGCCTGTATGATATTGATACAGAGGATACTAAAAAAACTACCCACTATGCAGAGGTGTACAGCCCTACTAAGATAGAAACTTTTAAGTGTGTAGATGATGGATCCTGTGGGGCTACAGGTAAGGGCAAGGCTAGACAGTTTGCAAGCTATGAGTTTGTAAAAGAGGAGCCTCACATTTTCGGTAGGATCCCTATTATCACTGTTTATAACAATGAGGAGCAGATGAGCGATCTTGAAAAGATAGAAACTCTTGTAAATGATTATGATAAGGTGCTCTCCGATGTGTCTAATGAGTTTGAGGCATTTAGAAACGCCTATTTAATGCTTAAAAACATGACAGCGAGTGGGGATAATATTCAAAAACTCAAAGATGAGGGCATTATTGAGGTAATGGAGAATGGAGATGTTAAATTTATCACTAAGGAGATCCAGACGGAGGCACTAGAGAACCATCTTAACAGGCTGGAGAAGAATATCCACAAGTTTTCCGCTGTGCCAGATCTCTCAGATGAGAACTTTGCAGGAAATCTTAGCGGTGTAGCTATCAGATTTAAGCTCTTTGGGCTGGAAACTAAGTGTATTATCAAAGAGAGAAAGATGGAAAAGGCTATAAAGGAGCTGGTAAGAGTGCTTAGTGTGCCTATCCGTGTAAATACAGGGCGTGAGGTGGATGTACTTAACCTCAAAGTGGAGTTTAGTAGAAATGTACCTAACAATCTTACAGAAATTGTAGATACAGTAACTAAGCTGGATGGAAAAGTGGATAAGGAAACGCTCCTCAGCTTACTCCCATTCATTGATAACCCTAAGGAAGTGCTGGAAAAGCTGGAGGCAGATAAGGAAAGAGATAGACAGAGTACAGATCCTTACTCTATGCAGAATGTTACAGAGGATAGCAATAATTTATTCCCTAACCTTAACGCACAGAATAGCCCACAGGAGGCTTTAAATGCACAGGGGGCTACAATTCCTCAGCCAGAACAGTAA
- the terL gene encoding phage terminase large subunit: protein MLDYKVVSLVEDKLGEVQDQRERDAMIKYLIQEADFEIAYYLVCTYITKRNVMDLHKSIISNISNSKSTLDLAPRGFGKSTVGDVDYCITRILRDPNIRIMIGSKTQTQAEAFLKEVRTHFEQNEDLIRIFGDWKTSKDNVWNDREFTVNKRTIIKKEATLTALGASGAVISKHFDVIIGDDLVGLENARTERQRANLKEWFYSSLFPTLEPDGEIHILGTRYNPLDLYEDLIKSRDYKVNTQRAIRVVNGKKVSLWEEKFSLERLEAILKQSGKIIFNMQYQNDTELAKGKIFKAQYFRYYEEYKIDYDFQTAKVRVKTEDGIDQWIKVRLCFGCDLAISEKEQDKGDYFVLMVIGVDADHNVYVLDYVKERLTFNTQLNTIIDYGRNKFPMVERIGVETVAYQKSLAQELRRLSLLPIININTSKDKVTRAMRRSANFENHKVYFREGMDDLEECLLLFPEVDHDDLFDALDFAMTMADGGNEIRVLKREDFRI from the coding sequence GTGTTAGATTATAAAGTAGTATCCCTAGTAGAGGATAAGCTAGGGGAGGTACAGGATCAGAGAGAAAGAGATGCTATGATAAAGTACCTCATACAGGAGGCAGATTTTGAGATAGCGTATTATCTGGTATGCACCTACATTACTAAGAGAAATGTAATGGATCTCCATAAGAGTATTATCTCTAACATATCGAATAGTAAGAGCACGCTGGATCTAGCCCCTAGAGGTTTCGGTAAAAGTACTGTAGGCGATGTGGATTATTGTATTACAAGGATCCTCAGAGATCCTAATATCCGTATTATGATAGGATCCAAAACACAAACACAGGCGGAGGCGTTTCTTAAAGAGGTTCGTACTCACTTTGAGCAGAATGAGGATCTTATTAGAATTTTCGGAGATTGGAAAACCAGTAAGGATAATGTATGGAATGATAGAGAGTTTACTGTAAATAAGCGTACCATAATCAAAAAGGAGGCTACTCTAACAGCACTAGGAGCCTCTGGAGCGGTTATTTCTAAGCACTTTGATGTAATTATAGGCGATGACTTAGTAGGGCTGGAAAACGCCAGAACAGAACGCCAGAGGGCAAACCTAAAAGAGTGGTTTTATAGCTCTCTTTTTCCTACATTGGAGCCGGATGGAGAGATCCATATACTAGGTACACGATATAACCCATTAGATCTGTATGAGGATCTGATAAAGAGCAGAGATTACAAGGTAAACACTCAGAGAGCTATAAGAGTGGTAAACGGCAAAAAAGTATCTCTCTGGGAGGAGAAATTTAGCTTAGAGAGGCTGGAGGCTATCCTTAAGCAGTCCGGTAAGATTATCTTTAATATGCAGTATCAAAATGATACAGAGCTGGCTAAGGGTAAGATATTTAAGGCTCAGTACTTTAGATATTATGAGGAGTACAAGATTGATTATGATTTTCAGACCGCTAAGGTACGAGTTAAAACAGAGGATGGTATAGATCAGTGGATCAAGGTAAGGCTTTGTTTTGGATGCGACTTAGCAATATCTGAGAAAGAGCAGGATAAAGGAGATTATTTTGTACTCATGGTAATAGGGGTAGATGCAGATCATAATGTGTATGTACTGGATTATGTGAAAGAGAGATTAACCTTTAATACCCAGCTTAATACCATTATTGACTACGGTAGAAATAAGTTTCCGATGGTGGAGAGAATAGGCGTGGAAACGGTAGCCTATCAGAAATCCTTAGCACAGGAGCTTAGGAGATTATCCTTACTCCCTATTATCAATATCAATACCTCTAAGGACAAAGTAACAAGAGCTATGAGGAGATCGGCTAACTTTGAAAATCACAAGGTATATTTCAGAGAGGGTATGGATGATCTGGAGGAGTGCTTACTGTTATTTCCAGAGGTGGATCACGATGATTTATTTGATGCCTTAGATTTTGCTATGACTATGGCAGATGGCGGTAATGAGATCAGAGTACTTAAAAGAGAAGATTTTAGAATTTAG
- the thyX gene encoding FAD-dependent thymidylate synthase, whose product MRIVDAGYEILDPLNGEEILKKIERVARVCYKSEDKITERSAEKMVRALIKSNHMAMLEHYSFSVKFICDRGVSHEIVRHRVASYAQESTRYCNYNKSGDVTFIRPVFFEEDTPEMDNWVESCMRAEKTYNYLISEGRTPQEARSVLPNSLKTEVVMTANLREWRHFLSLRACGSTGKPHPQMLEVAVPLLKELRERVPVVFDDLEPMEWETVK is encoded by the coding sequence ATGAGAATTGTAGATGCAGGATATGAGATCTTAGATCCCCTCAATGGTGAGGAAATCTTAAAGAAGATCGAGAGAGTAGCCAGAGTATGTTATAAGAGTGAGGATAAAATCACGGAGAGATCCGCTGAGAAGATGGTAAGAGCTCTCATTAAGAGTAATCACATGGCGATGCTGGAGCACTACTCTTTTAGTGTAAAGTTTATCTGTGATAGAGGTGTATCCCACGAGATTGTACGCCACAGAGTAGCCAGCTATGCACAGGAGAGTACAAGATATTGTAATTACAATAAGAGTGGAGATGTAACTTTTATCCGCCCTGTATTCTTTGAGGAGGATACTCCAGAGATGGATAATTGGGTAGAAAGCTGTATGAGAGCTGAGAAAACCTATAACTATCTGATTAGTGAGGGAAGAACTCCACAGGAGGCAAGATCTGTATTACCTAACAGCCTCAAAACAGAGGTAGTAATGACAGCTAACCTTAGAGAGTGGAGGCACTTCTTAAGCCTCAGAGCTTGCGGATCTACAGGAAAGCCTCATCCGCAGATGTTAGAGGTAGCAGTACCGCTCTTAAAGGAGCTTAGAGAGAGAGTACCTGTGGTATTTGATGATCTGGAGCCTATGGAGTGGGAAACAGTTAAATAA
- a CDS encoding DUF3310 domain-containing protein, producing the protein MSNAINPEHYNRLNPQPKDVIRAWGLNFNLGSAVKYISRAGHKDDIVQDLKKAQEFIQFEIDAIEGARAERKDKPKHEDFMDALLHGLLGVGHIEITGKRNGKTDEEIAEIVDKTIKDIISGMAGVELEEIKEGNGYTEVHITGNANPIEVREYIEKELKDRLAMVL; encoded by the coding sequence ATGAGTAATGCTATTAACCCAGAACACTATAACAGATTGAACCCACAGCCTAAGGATGTAATCAGAGCGTGGGGCTTAAATTTCAACTTAGGGAGTGCTGTAAAGTACATCTCCAGAGCAGGGCATAAGGACGATATTGTACAGGATCTTAAGAAAGCACAGGAGTTTATCCAGTTTGAGATTGATGCTATCGAGGGAGCCAGAGCGGAGAGAAAAGACAAGCCTAAGCATGAGGATTTTATGGATGCTTTGTTACATGGCTTGCTGGGAGTAGGACATATTGAGATCACAGGTAAGAGAAACGGTAAGACCGATGAGGAGATTGCTGAGATCGTAGATAAAACCATTAAAGATATTATCTCTGGTATGGCAGGAGTAGAGCTGGAGGAGATCAAAGAGGGAAACGGATACACAGAGGTACATATTACAGGTAATGCTAATCCGATTGAGGTAAGAGAGTACATTGAGAAAGAGCTTAAGGATCGCTTAGCTATGGTGCTGTAA
- a CDS encoding ParB N-terminal domain-containing protein, whose protein sequence is MKDLQVKYTDPLDLIPYENNPRINDYAVKKVMESIKEYGFTNPIIVDADMVIIAGHTRREASILAGLDRVPYIVRDDLTPEQVKAYRIADNKLAELSNWDDELLKKELFELQAVDYSLEVMGFTEIDLKEIFTEKEVPKEKKKKEEKTTLPMLRFGSNSVRITEDELVMLSNRYNEYVESTPDEGFITWLLKRGL, encoded by the coding sequence ATGAAAGATTTACAAGTAAAGTACACAGATCCGCTGGATCTTATCCCTTATGAGAATAACCCTAGAATTAACGATTATGCAGTAAAAAAGGTTATGGAGAGTATTAAGGAGTACGGATTTACTAATCCGATTATCGTAGATGCAGATATGGTTATCATCGCAGGGCATACGAGGAGAGAGGCTAGTATCTTAGCAGGGCTGGATAGAGTACCATACATAGTAAGAGATGATCTCACTCCAGAGCAGGTAAAGGCTTATCGTATTGCAGATAACAAGCTGGCAGAGTTAAGTAACTGGGATGATGAGTTACTCAAAAAAGAGTTATTTGAGTTACAGGCGGTAGATTATTCCTTAGAGGTAATGGGCTTTACAGAGATAGATCTTAAAGAGATCTTTACAGAGAAAGAAGTACCTAAGGAGAAAAAGAAGAAAGAGGAGAAAACTACTCTCCCTATGCTCCGTTTCGGATCAAACAGTGTAAGGATTACAGAGGATGAGCTGGTAATGCTCAGTAACCGATACAATGAGTATGTAGAGAGTACTCCAGATGAGGGCTTTATTACATGGCTACTAAAGAGAGGCTTATAG
- a CDS encoding transglycosylase SLT domain-containing protein, giving the protein MSKRRIRRKRRARVKILPLILVGAVIAGVITVIMSVNLKGADKEPPTEEIYITETLQAPQAENTEPVTKTEQEAKLEHDLNYTYPYNTMSADWGSEVYEDGFRYYEIQQEYKDAGGCFPEIVQVYLWCECKEYGVDYYTVLALIERESGYHWDKVGDNGNSKGYMQIYEKWHTERMEAEGVTDLFNPYQNIRVGLNCLREIQDKYLASSGENCVLMVYNMGESGAKKLWAKDIYSSAYSREVIARAQELRQELTQE; this is encoded by the coding sequence ATGAGCAAAAGGAGAATTAGAAGAAAGAGGAGAGCCAGAGTAAAAATATTGCCTTTAATACTGGTAGGAGCGGTAATAGCAGGAGTAATTACTGTGATAATGAGTGTAAATCTAAAGGGAGCAGATAAAGAGCCTCCTACTGAGGAGATTTATATTACGGAAACTCTACAAGCTCCGCAAGCTGAGAACACAGAGCCAGTAACGAAAACAGAGCAGGAGGCAAAGCTGGAGCACGATCTTAATTATACATATCCGTATAATACGATGAGTGCAGACTGGGGATCAGAGGTATACGAGGATGGATTTAGATATTATGAAATCCAGCAAGAGTATAAGGATGCTGGAGGATGTTTTCCAGAAATAGTACAGGTTTACCTCTGGTGTGAGTGTAAAGAGTACGGAGTAGATTATTATACGGTACTAGCCCTCATAGAGAGGGAGAGCGGTTATCACTGGGATAAGGTAGGAGATAACGGAAATAGTAAGGGCTATATGCAGATATACGAGAAATGGCATACAGAGCGGATGGAGGCGGAGGGAGTAACAGATCTCTTTAATCCATATCAAAATATCAGAGTAGGGCTTAACTGTTTAAGAGAGATACAGGATAAGTACTTAGCATCCAGCGGAGAAAATTGTGTACTCATGGTATATAACATGGGAGAGAGCGGAGCTAAAAAGCTGTGGGCTAAAGATATTTATAGCTCAGCATATAGCAGAGAGGTAATAGCCAGAGCACAGGAATTAAGACAGGAACTGACACAGGAATAA